The following are encoded in a window of Sinorhizobium sojae CCBAU 05684 genomic DNA:
- a CDS encoding vWA domain-containing protein: MTPRADSTARQEPPGAGRLADNIVYFSRALRRAGMRIGPAAIADAIEAVAAIGIGSRDEFYAALQCTLLKRHEDQPLFDEAFRLFWRRRDLVRKMIALMSPVAPPRASDERRRRAGEARLGDALLGGREDARPPRETSEIELDARHTVSGREVFRKADFAQMSAAEIAEARKALSSLLLPFDRVRTRRFRASRRPIRVDPRTTMRDAMRLGGDFILPRFREPRLVHPPVVVLADISGSMSQYSRIFLHFLHGLTEQRRRVHTFLFGTRLTNVTRQMRNRDPDEALDECVAAVKDWSGGTRIGEALHEFNRRWSRRVLGQGAVVLLITDGLERDDTAQLEAETDRLHRACRRLIWLNPLLRFDGFEARARGVRAMLPHVDELRAVHNLESVADLVKSLSGRRTRNADPRRFLVKPVGGLRAHPPDDRD, translated from the coding sequence ATGACCCCACGTGCCGACAGCACCGCCAGACAAGAACCGCCCGGAGCGGGTCGGCTCGCGGACAATATCGTCTACTTCTCCCGCGCCCTGAGGCGCGCAGGGATGCGGATCGGTCCCGCTGCCATTGCCGATGCGATCGAGGCCGTCGCGGCGATCGGGATCGGATCGCGTGACGAGTTCTATGCGGCGCTTCAATGCACGTTGCTGAAGCGCCATGAGGATCAGCCCCTGTTCGACGAGGCGTTCCGCCTGTTCTGGCGCAGGCGCGATCTGGTCCGCAAGATGATCGCGCTGATGTCGCCGGTGGCGCCACCACGCGCGAGCGACGAACGGCGGCGTCGCGCGGGAGAGGCGCGCCTTGGCGATGCTTTGCTCGGGGGCAGGGAAGACGCCCGGCCGCCTCGGGAAACGTCCGAGATCGAGCTCGATGCGCGTCACACCGTTTCTGGACGCGAGGTGTTTCGCAAGGCCGATTTCGCCCAGATGAGCGCCGCCGAAATCGCGGAAGCGCGCAAAGCGCTGTCGTCGCTGCTTCTTCCGTTCGACCGGGTGAGGACACGCCGCTTCCGCGCGTCGCGCAGGCCGATCCGCGTCGACCCGCGCACGACCATGCGCGACGCCATGCGCCTCGGGGGCGATTTCATTCTGCCGCGCTTCCGCGAACCGCGCCTCGTCCATCCACCGGTCGTCGTGCTGGCTGACATTTCCGGGTCGATGAGCCAATATTCACGGATTTTCCTGCATTTTCTGCATGGGCTGACGGAGCAGCGGCGCCGCGTTCACACCTTCCTGTTCGGCACGCGCCTGACGAATGTCACTCGGCAGATGCGCAACCGCGATCCAGACGAGGCCCTCGATGAATGCGTGGCGGCGGTGAAGGACTGGTCGGGCGGTACGCGAATCGGAGAAGCGCTGCACGAGTTCAACCGGCGCTGGTCCAGACGCGTACTCGGGCAGGGTGCTGTGGTCCTCCTGATCACCGACGGTCTCGAGCGTGACGATACGGCCCAGTTGGAAGCCGAGACCGATCGCCTGCACCGCGCCTGCCGCCGCCTCATCTGGCTCAATCCGCTGCTGCGCTTCGACGGGTTCGAAGCGCGGGCGCGTGGCGTCAGGGCGATGCTGCCGCATGTCGACGAGCTTCGTGCAGTGCATAATCTCGAATCGGTTGCCGACCTGGTGAAATCCCTGTCCGGCCGGAGGACGCGCAACGCCGATCCGCGGCGGTTCTTGGTGAAGCCGGTCGGCGGCTTACGGGCGCATCCACCCGATGATAGGGATTGA
- a CDS encoding AAA family ATPase yields the protein MAQPVTGRIPRSIDETAAMLEAHDYLAGTALATVLFLALRMKRPLFLEGEAGVGKTEIAKVLARSLDRPLIRLQCYEGLDIASAVYEWNYPAQMLEIRLSEAVGMVDRQRIESDIFSERFLIRRPVLQAISSSAGRAPVFLIDELDRTDEAFEAFLLEVLSDYQVTIPELGTIRANEPPIVIITTNRTREIHDALKRRCLYHWVDYPQAAQELEIIRRKVPGCSETLSREIVAYVQKLRTIDLFKNPGVAETIDWATALTELDTLALDPETLADTLGTLLKYQDDIARIEGAEGRKLLSQVKAELAAPG from the coding sequence ATGGCGCAGCCGGTGACAGGAAGGATCCCCCGGTCCATCGACGAGACGGCGGCGATGCTGGAGGCGCACGACTATCTCGCCGGAACAGCGCTCGCGACCGTTCTCTTCCTTGCGCTCCGAATGAAGCGTCCGCTCTTCCTGGAGGGTGAGGCGGGGGTCGGCAAGACCGAGATTGCCAAGGTGCTTGCCCGCTCCCTCGACAGGCCGCTGATACGGCTGCAATGCTACGAAGGGCTCGATATCGCGTCCGCCGTCTACGAATGGAACTATCCGGCGCAGATGCTCGAGATCCGCCTCTCCGAAGCTGTCGGAATGGTCGACCGGCAGAGGATCGAGAGCGATATCTTCTCCGAACGGTTCCTCATCCGCCGACCGGTGCTTCAGGCGATCTCGTCCAGTGCCGGGCGCGCGCCTGTATTCCTGATCGACGAGTTGGACCGCACCGACGAGGCCTTCGAGGCGTTTCTGCTGGAGGTGCTTTCCGACTACCAGGTGACGATACCTGAACTTGGAACGATCCGTGCAAACGAGCCGCCCATCGTCATCATCACCACGAACCGGACGCGTGAAATCCACGACGCCCTGAAACGGCGCTGTCTCTATCATTGGGTCGACTATCCCCAGGCGGCGCAGGAACTGGAGATCATCCGCCGCAAGGTGCCGGGCTGCAGCGAAACCCTGTCGCGGGAAATCGTCGCCTATGTCCAGAAGCTCAGGACAATCGATCTTTTCAAAAATCCCGGCGTCGCCGAGACGATCGACTGGGCGACGGCCTTGACCGAGCTCGATACGCTTGCACTCGATCCGGAGACGCTTGCGGATACCCTCGGGACGCTTCTCAAATATCAGGACGACATAGCGCGGATCGAAGGTGCGGAGGGACGAAAGCTGCTTTCCCAGGTCAAGGCCGAACTGGCGGCGCCGGGTTGA
- a CDS encoding response regulator transcription factor: MPTTRPQIAIVDDDEAMREAIKGLMRSVGFDAEAFSSADDFLRSPDLRRTTCLVTDIHMPGMSGLELHHRLLSMGENIPTVVMTAHPNQNAHLRGWGPDIVGYLAKPFGEQDLLNCIRSALPRGDVGENFNQKRDP; encoded by the coding sequence GTGCCAACCACAAGACCACAAATTGCGATCGTCGACGACGACGAGGCGATGCGCGAGGCCATCAAGGGGCTCATGAGGTCGGTGGGATTTGACGCCGAGGCTTTTTCATCGGCGGATGATTTCTTGAGGTCTCCCGATCTCCGCCGCACGACGTGCCTGGTGACGGACATCCATATGCCCGGAATGAGCGGACTCGAACTGCACCACCGACTTCTCTCGATGGGCGAGAACATTCCGACCGTGGTAATGACGGCTCATCCAAACCAGAATGCGCATCTGCGTGGATGGGGGCCGGACATCGTCGGGTATCTCGCAAAACCGTTTGGGGAGCAGGACCTGCTGAATTGCATCCGTTCTGCGCTGCCGCGCGGTGACGTTGGCGAAAACTTCAACCAGAAACGGGACCCTTAA
- a CDS encoding polyhydroxyalkanoate depolymerase, whose amino-acid sequence MSHVLSNPAYLWYEAAHWLVTPARATTRGMKRFFEDPINPFAGTSYGRTIAAACQLFEGTTRRYNKPAFGLTSTLIDGQQVGVSERVAWERPFGRVIAFDRKLGETKPQPKLLLVAPMSGHFATLLRGTVEAFLPTHQVFITDWADARHVPLSHGRFDLNDYIDYLISMFHSLGPDLHILAVCQASVPVLAAIASMEAGNVPLAPRSMTLIAGPVDTRHSPTEVNRLAETRGIDWFRRHCISKVPQTYPGSRRDVYPGFMQLSSFVAMNIDRHISAHYEMFKHLVDGDGDAAEKHRDFYNEYLAVMDLTAEFYLQTVEQVFLRHALPKGDMIHRGKRVDLSAIRHCAIMVVEGEKDDITGIGQTRAALELTPNLPPHKKAYHLQNGVGHYGVFNGSRFRAQIVPQIAHFILKQSMSSGGIVATTAPPTGRRTSVTPIGHASPQPAAARDRDDSVGEFGRR is encoded by the coding sequence ATGAGCCATGTCCTCTCCAATCCCGCCTATCTCTGGTATGAAGCGGCACATTGGTTGGTCACGCCGGCACGGGCAACCACGCGGGGCATGAAGCGCTTCTTCGAGGACCCGATCAACCCTTTCGCTGGAACGTCCTACGGGCGGACCATCGCCGCTGCCTGTCAGCTCTTCGAGGGGACGACGCGGCGCTACAACAAGCCCGCGTTCGGACTTACAAGCACGCTCATTGATGGCCAGCAGGTCGGAGTGAGCGAACGCGTCGCCTGGGAACGCCCCTTCGGCCGGGTGATCGCGTTCGATCGGAAGCTCGGGGAAACGAAGCCGCAACCGAAGCTCCTGTTGGTTGCCCCGATGTCGGGCCATTTCGCTACCCTCCTGCGTGGCACGGTCGAGGCCTTCCTACCTACCCATCAGGTCTTCATCACCGACTGGGCCGACGCGCGCCATGTGCCGCTGTCACACGGGCGATTCGATCTCAACGATTACATCGATTACCTCATTTCGATGTTCCATTCGCTCGGGCCCGACCTCCACATTCTGGCGGTCTGCCAAGCCTCCGTGCCGGTGCTCGCAGCCATCGCCTCCATGGAGGCCGGCAACGTTCCGCTAGCGCCGCGTTCAATGACGCTCATCGCCGGGCCGGTCGACACGCGCCACTCTCCAACGGAGGTGAACCGGCTCGCCGAGACGCGCGGCATCGATTGGTTCAGGAGGCACTGCATCTCAAAGGTACCGCAGACCTATCCGGGTTCCCGGCGCGACGTCTATCCGGGGTTTATGCAGCTCTCCAGTTTCGTTGCGATGAATATCGACCGGCATATCAGCGCCCACTACGAGATGTTCAAGCATCTCGTCGACGGCGACGGCGACGCGGCTGAGAAGCATCGCGACTTCTACAACGAATACCTGGCTGTCATGGACCTGACTGCCGAGTTCTATCTGCAGACGGTGGAACAAGTCTTCCTCCGCCATGCCTTGCCCAAGGGCGACATGATCCATCGCGGGAAACGCGTCGACCTGAGCGCCATTCGGCACTGTGCCATCATGGTCGTCGAGGGTGAGAAGGACGACATCACCGGCATCGGTCAGACAAGAGCGGCCCTCGAACTCACGCCCAACCTGCCGCCGCACAAGAAGGCCTACCATCTCCAAAATGGGGTTGGTCATTACGGCGTATTCAACGGTTCCCGCTTTCGCGCCCAGATCGTGCCCCAAATCGCCCATTTCATACTGAAACAGTCGATGAGTTCTGGCGGGATTGTTGCCACCACAGCACCACCAACCGGGCGAAGAACATCTGTGACACCGATAGGCCACGCATCGCCGCAACCAGCCGCAGCCAGAGATCGAGACGACTCTGTTGGCGAATTCGGGAGGCGGTAG
- a CDS encoding response regulator transcription factor, producing the protein MTETPGTVPGTVIVIDDDPAIREALGSLLRSVGFSVRLLASVGDFLKSGRPDSPTCLVLDVRLPGQSGLDFQLELSRENIQLPIVFITGHGDIPMSVQAMKGGAVEFLTKPFRDQDLLDAVHVGLARDRAWLDNEKAMATLRTRFDSLTPREREVMALVVTGRLNKQIAGDLGVSEITVKVHRSQVMQKMRASSLPELARMADKLQVSAGKPV; encoded by the coding sequence ATGACCGAGACGCCAGGAACTGTCCCAGGAACCGTCATTGTCATCGATGATGATCCGGCGATCCGCGAGGCGCTGGGCAGTCTGCTGCGTTCCGTCGGATTCTCCGTTCGTCTCCTCGCTTCTGTGGGCGACTTCCTCAAATCCGGGCGACCCGACAGCCCGACCTGTCTCGTGCTCGATGTCCGGCTGCCGGGACAAAGCGGTCTGGATTTCCAGCTCGAGCTATCTCGCGAGAATATTCAGCTACCGATCGTCTTCATCACCGGGCACGGCGACATCCCCATGTCCGTCCAAGCGATGAAGGGGGGCGCGGTCGAGTTTCTGACGAAGCCGTTCCGCGATCAGGATTTACTCGACGCCGTTCACGTCGGCCTGGCGCGCGACCGCGCATGGCTTGACAATGAAAAGGCAATGGCGACGCTGCGCACGCGTTTCGACAGTCTGACGCCGCGGGAGCGCGAGGTGATGGCGTTGGTGGTGACCGGACGGCTCAACAAGCAGATTGCCGGCGATCTGGGCGTGAGCGAGATTACCGTGAAGGTTCACCGCAGCCAGGTCATGCAGAAGATGCGTGCTTCGTCCTTACCCGAACTCGCCCGCATGGCGGACAAGTTGCAGGTCTCGGCTGGGAAACCGGTATAG